From Actinopolymorpha cephalotaxi, one genomic window encodes:
- a CDS encoding Fpg/Nei family DNA glycosylase, producing MPELPEVEALAEFLREEAVGRTVTRVDAVAINALKTFQPPITDLAGRTIAAVGRYGKFLDLTMRAQGNTQENAQENAEGAGDLHLIVHLARAGWLRWSTSLADKPPRPGKGPLAVRVHLGDGVGFDLTEAGTQKRLATYVVTDPALVPGVSRLGPDPLADEFTEQALADVLKAAGRAQLKGILTDQARIAGIGNAYSDEILHAARMSPFKPANGLSESETGALYAAIRSVLTDAAVRARGLAAKDLKSEKKTNLAVHGRTGQACPVCGDTVREVSFADSSLQYCPTCQTGGKPLADRRLSRLLK from the coding sequence ATGCCCGAGTTGCCCGAGGTGGAGGCGCTGGCCGAGTTCCTGCGCGAGGAGGCCGTCGGCCGCACGGTGACGCGCGTGGACGCGGTGGCGATCAACGCGCTCAAGACGTTCCAGCCGCCCATCACCGACCTCGCCGGGCGGACGATCGCGGCGGTCGGCAGGTACGGCAAGTTCCTCGACCTCACCATGCGCGCACAGGGGAACACCCAGGAGAACGCGCAGGAGAACGCCGAGGGCGCCGGCGACCTGCACCTGATCGTCCATCTGGCCCGGGCCGGCTGGCTGCGGTGGAGCACCTCGCTGGCGGACAAGCCGCCGCGACCGGGCAAGGGCCCGCTGGCGGTACGCGTCCACCTCGGCGACGGCGTGGGGTTCGACCTCACCGAGGCGGGCACCCAGAAGCGGCTGGCGACCTACGTCGTCACCGACCCCGCACTCGTACCCGGCGTCTCCCGCCTCGGTCCGGACCCGCTGGCCGACGAGTTCACCGAACAGGCGCTGGCCGACGTCCTCAAGGCCGCCGGCCGGGCCCAGCTCAAGGGCATCCTGACCGACCAGGCGCGCATCGCCGGCATCGGCAACGCCTACTCCGACGAGATCCTGCACGCCGCGCGGATGTCGCCCTTCAAGCCGGCGAACGGGCTGTCCGAGAGTGAGACTGGCGCGCTGTACGCCGCGATCCGTTCGGTGCTCACCGACGCCGCGGTCCGCGCGCGGGGGCTGGCCGCCAAGGACCTCAAGTCGGAGAAGAAGACCAACCTCGCGGTGCACGGCCGCACCGGACAGGCGTGCCCGGTGTGTGGCGACACGGTGCGCGAGGTGTCGTTCGCCGACTCCAGCCTGCAGTACTGCCCCACCTGCCAGACCGGCGGCAAACCGCTCGCGGACCGAAGGCTGTCCCGCCTGCTCAAGTAG
- a CDS encoding conjugal transfer protein, with amino-acid sequence MTEPNEPTTPLARMRFSWQRGTDVSDAPEAADDDAPVDDAPSDEDAAERDVAERDVAEPDADDLRAPDTSASAPRPEPAGAEDAGEADEPRASAAAESVHESRPAPDLPSTSAAPPAGSSAVPPTASATPTASATSATSATPTAPATPSTPTNGHAVTESGPAAPSRRVSEEARNRQDESRADAPAGQPEPDVDDPAWAATDLGELDDEAPEETESRRKRKRRERQERKSQAAQKSAAQKSAQRSARKPAARQAAATEAAAAQAAGAGHAAVDETARPASRTVARTNVAGTSGTTTATTATTRPATRPSARPVAPAPTAPSAKRSRRDRGDFDVPAPGRRFSGGRAAHAGLRVALVVTACLMALGVVAYAAFALGMSTGRDNSPHLSAADLARYRLTAFPTAEAGQFAADYARLCFTHDPTPGANDARERRLARYVSGGTDPRCGWNGEGSQSVVDATWTGDSEPIDVPGLQGNARMMTVRVLTDSGSSRIVTVPVYVADLANANGMRIVGDIGEMPQPNLAAAPEVKPPAATDSRLSEALTQGQFFEQFFTAWGASDRPALQRLVTPDATARTTAGLNRVLASPTIQEARVFLPKGADPSAPYDWKTKQTTQAWVWVVWQTPGEGSKTTETRGYRLQLVKTTQASSPTQEWAVRDIQGGIPDVKGG; translated from the coding sequence ATGACAGAACCGAACGAACCGACCACACCGCTGGCGCGGATGCGGTTCTCCTGGCAGCGGGGGACCGACGTCTCCGACGCGCCCGAGGCGGCCGACGACGACGCGCCGGTCGACGACGCTCCCTCCGACGAGGACGCCGCCGAACGGGATGTCGCCGAACGGGATGTCGCCGAGCCGGACGCCGACGATCTTCGTGCTCCGGATACTTCGGCCTCCGCGCCGCGGCCCGAGCCGGCCGGCGCCGAGGATGCCGGCGAGGCCGACGAGCCGCGTGCATCCGCTGCGGCGGAGTCGGTCCACGAGTCCCGACCTGCCCCGGACCTGCCGTCGACCTCCGCGGCTCCCCCGGCCGGTTCGTCCGCGGTGCCGCCGACCGCGTCGGCCACCCCGACCGCATCGGCCACGTCGGCCACGTCGGCCACGCCGACCGCACCGGCCACGCCGAGCACGCCGACAAACGGCCACGCCGTCACCGAGTCCGGCCCTGCCGCCCCCAGCCGCCGGGTGAGCGAGGAGGCTCGCAACCGGCAGGACGAGTCGCGGGCGGACGCGCCGGCCGGACAACCCGAACCCGACGTCGACGACCCGGCCTGGGCCGCCACCGACCTCGGCGAACTCGACGACGAGGCACCCGAAGAGACCGAGAGCAGGCGCAAGCGCAAGCGCCGCGAACGCCAGGAGCGCAAGAGTCAGGCCGCGCAGAAGAGTGCCGCGCAGAAGAGTGCCCAGCGGAGCGCCCGGAAGCCGGCCGCTCGGCAGGCGGCGGCGACCGAGGCCGCTGCGGCCCAGGCGGCCGGTGCCGGACACGCGGCGGTCGACGAGACGGCCCGGCCGGCCTCGCGTACCGTCGCCCGTACGAACGTCGCGGGCACCTCCGGCACGACCACCGCAACGACCGCAACGACCCGGCCCGCCACCCGGCCCAGCGCGCGACCGGTCGCACCGGCACCCACCGCGCCCTCCGCGAAGCGAAGCCGCCGGGACCGCGGCGACTTCGACGTGCCGGCCCCCGGACGCCGCTTCTCCGGTGGCCGGGCCGCGCACGCCGGGCTGCGGGTGGCGCTCGTCGTCACCGCCTGCCTGATGGCGCTCGGCGTCGTCGCCTACGCCGCGTTCGCGCTCGGTATGTCCACCGGACGGGACAACTCCCCTCACCTGAGCGCGGCCGACCTCGCGCGTTACCGGCTCACCGCGTTCCCGACGGCCGAGGCCGGCCAGTTCGCCGCCGACTACGCGCGGCTCTGTTTCACCCACGACCCCACGCCGGGCGCCAACGACGCCCGCGAGCGACGACTCGCGCGGTACGTCTCGGGCGGCACCGACCCCCGCTGCGGATGGAACGGCGAGGGTTCCCAGTCCGTCGTCGACGCGACCTGGACCGGTGACTCCGAGCCCATCGACGTACCCGGCCTGCAGGGCAACGCCAGGATGATGACCGTACGAGTGCTGACGGACTCCGGCAGCAGCCGGATCGTCACCGTCCCCGTCTACGTCGCCGACCTGGCCAACGCCAACGGCATGCGCATCGTCGGCGACATCGGCGAGATGCCCCAGCCCAACCTCGCGGCCGCACCCGAGGTCAAGCCGCCGGCGGCGACGGACTCCCGGCTGAGCGAGGCGCTCACCCAGGGGCAGTTCTTCGAGCAGTTCTTCACCGCGTGGGGCGCTTCGGATCGTCCGGCCCTGCAGCGGCTGGTGACGCCGGACGCCACCGCCCGCACCACCGCCGGCCTCAACCGCGTCCTGGCCTCGCCGACCATCCAGGAAGCCAGGGTGTTCCTGCCGAAGGGCGCCGACCCGTCGGCGCCGTACGACTGGAAGACCAAGCAGACCACCCAGGCCTGGGTGTGGGTGGTCTGGCAGACACCGGGCGAGGGGTCCAAGACGACCGAGACCCGCGGCTACCGGCTCCAGCTGGTGAAGACCACCCAGGCGAGCAGCCCCACCCAGGAATGGGCGGTGCGCGACATCCAGGGAGGGATCCCCGACGTCAAGGGGGGATAG
- the csaB gene encoding polysaccharide pyruvyl transferase CsaB, producing the protein MKIALLGYFGFGNAGDEAILAAEIAALRAAFAAEVPAGGSPGASANQAEPTFVVISGDPDHTRRTHGVDAVSRTDVRAVLAVLRESAALVAGGGSLLQDVTSARPVAFYAGTMLAARAVGTPVFVYAQGLGPVRRPVNRALTGAALRASRYVALRDADSVALAERLGVRHVDLVPDPVLGLDLSAGRPPSLGGERPRLAVALRPWAGSEDWLPAVRSALADLAPEADVVLVPFHAGQDADLARELAADLGSGAEVVDVGAAGRAGHRAALDAVAGATAVLGMRLHALIAAAGAGRPFVALSYDPKVTAFADRVGQPVAATLPGPSGSTVDRAELRENVVAAVRKALQGPDQSYLDRLAALRADAARPATTIARSLLAH; encoded by the coding sequence ATGAAGATCGCACTGCTCGGTTACTTCGGGTTCGGCAACGCCGGGGACGAGGCGATCCTCGCGGCCGAGATCGCGGCGCTGCGGGCGGCGTTCGCGGCGGAGGTCCCGGCGGGAGGCTCGCCGGGAGCCTCGGCCAACCAGGCGGAGCCCACGTTCGTGGTGATCTCCGGCGACCCCGACCACACCCGGCGCACGCACGGGGTGGACGCCGTGTCGCGGACCGACGTGCGGGCCGTACTCGCCGTGCTGCGCGAAAGCGCCGCGCTGGTCGCGGGCGGCGGCAGCCTGCTGCAGGACGTCACCAGCGCCCGTCCGGTCGCCTTCTACGCCGGCACCATGCTGGCCGCGCGGGCGGTGGGTACTCCGGTCTTCGTGTACGCACAGGGCCTGGGTCCGGTGCGGCGTCCGGTCAACCGCGCCCTGACCGGGGCCGCGCTCCGTGCGTCGCGGTACGTCGCGCTGCGGGACGCCGACTCCGTGGCCCTGGCCGAACGGCTCGGCGTCCGGCACGTCGACCTCGTACCCGACCCGGTTCTCGGTCTCGACCTGTCGGCCGGGCGCCCGCCGTCGCTCGGCGGCGAGCGGCCCCGGCTGGCGGTCGCGCTCCGGCCGTGGGCGGGCTCGGAGGACTGGCTGCCCGCGGTGCGTTCGGCGCTGGCCGACCTCGCGCCCGAGGCCGACGTCGTCCTCGTGCCGTTCCACGCCGGCCAGGACGCCGACCTGGCCCGCGAACTCGCCGCCGACCTCGGCTCCGGCGCCGAGGTGGTCGACGTCGGGGCGGCGGGCCGCGCCGGGCACCGGGCCGCGCTGGACGCGGTGGCCGGCGCCACCGCCGTACTCGGCATGCGGCTGCACGCGCTGATCGCCGCCGCCGGCGCCGGCCGGCCGTTCGTCGCGTTGTCGTACGACCCGAAGGTGACGGCCTTCGCCGACCGGGTGGGCCAGCCCGTGGCCGCCACCCTGCCGGGTCCCTCCGGCAGCACCGTGGACCGGGCCGAGTTGCGCGAGAACGTGGTGGCGGCCGTGCGCAAGGCGCTCCAGGGGCCGGACCAGTCCTACCTCGACCGGCTCGCCGCCCTGCGCGCCGACGCCGCCCGCCCGGCGACCACGATCGCCCGCTCCCTCCTCGCCCACTGA
- a CDS encoding lipopolysaccharide biosynthesis protein — MRHAAPQRGNLGSAMVALTAARLASVVAQFLAGVVAARLLDPAVLGVSGVGLTLGWAIAIVANGGLNISAVYFLGRRPGEQRAVVGAVLGLTLGALAAGAVLTAAAGLVVGPLVVGRQVPLLIGAAAVIALATVGYEVVGALLLGLHRRGAYVLADVVRSAATFGCTVLVLAVVSRTAEGYVLATGLGIAVPALLALIALRRAAGTIRPRFDRAFSRDAMRLGLAGQLGNVLTFLNLRLDLLLVPALLRLDLAGVYFVATRVAEVVGQPSTAASSMLFPHVSAQTDPHDTSTTERTSRLTLLTTLMAAAVLAAVSPLVLGLFFGPVYRRGTTALLLLLASMLPLALARILAADLKGRGRPGLVSVGTGVGALLTVAADVALIPLLGIEGAALASVIAYAGTAAVLLGCYRRITGGRLLTLMPRPSDVGDVARLVRGRLRRSGGAPDPAHSPDGAPEPAYTPRHAAGPTPGPTSDAVPHEMPPADMAEEARRSGADRDPVRGSP, encoded by the coding sequence GTGCGCCACGCCGCACCCCAGCGGGGGAACCTGGGTTCGGCCATGGTCGCGCTGACGGCTGCCCGGCTCGCGTCCGTGGTCGCGCAGTTCCTGGCCGGCGTGGTCGCGGCCAGGCTGCTCGACCCGGCGGTGCTCGGCGTCTCCGGGGTCGGCCTCACCCTCGGCTGGGCGATCGCGATCGTCGCCAACGGCGGCCTGAACATCTCCGCCGTCTACTTCCTCGGCCGCCGTCCCGGCGAGCAGCGCGCCGTCGTCGGTGCCGTCCTCGGGCTCACCCTGGGGGCGCTCGCGGCCGGTGCGGTGCTCACCGCCGCGGCCGGGCTCGTCGTCGGCCCGCTCGTGGTGGGCCGGCAGGTCCCGCTGCTGATCGGCGCCGCCGCGGTGATCGCGCTGGCGACGGTGGGGTACGAGGTGGTCGGTGCGCTGCTGCTCGGTCTGCACCGCCGGGGGGCGTACGTCCTCGCCGACGTCGTCCGTAGCGCCGCGACGTTCGGATGCACGGTGCTCGTCCTCGCCGTGGTCAGCCGGACGGCGGAGGGCTACGTCCTCGCGACCGGGCTCGGCATCGCCGTACCCGCCCTCCTCGCCCTGATCGCGTTGCGCCGCGCGGCCGGGACGATCCGGCCGAGGTTCGACCGGGCGTTCTCCCGGGACGCGATGCGGCTCGGCCTGGCCGGACAGCTCGGCAACGTGCTGACGTTCCTCAACCTGCGGCTGGACCTGCTGCTGGTGCCTGCGCTGCTCCGGCTCGACCTCGCCGGGGTCTACTTCGTCGCCACCAGGGTCGCGGAGGTGGTCGGCCAGCCGTCGACGGCCGCGTCGTCGATGTTGTTCCCCCACGTCTCCGCCCAGACCGACCCGCACGACACCTCCACCACCGAACGCACCTCGCGGCTCACCCTGCTGACCACGCTGATGGCCGCCGCCGTGCTCGCCGCGGTGTCGCCGCTGGTGCTCGGGTTGTTCTTCGGCCCGGTCTACCGCCGGGGCACCACGGCACTGCTCCTCCTGCTCGCCTCGATGCTCCCGCTCGCGCTGGCCCGGATCCTCGCCGCAGACCTGAAGGGACGCGGCCGTCCTGGCCTGGTGTCGGTGGGTACCGGCGTGGGCGCGCTCCTCACGGTGGCCGCCGACGTGGCGCTGATCCCGCTGCTCGGCATCGAGGGCGCGGCGCTGGCGTCGGTGATCGCGTACGCCGGGACCGCCGCGGTCCTGCTCGGCTGCTACCGCCGGATCACCGGTGGCCGGCTGCTCACCCTGATGCCCCGGCCCTCCGACGTCGGCGACGTGGCGCGACTGGTCCGCGGACGGCTGCGCCGGTCCGGTGGCGCGCCGGATCCCGCTCACTCACCGGACGGGGCTCCCGAACCGGCGTACACGCCGAGGCACGCGGCCGGGCCCACGCCGGGACCGACGTCGGACGCCGTACCGCACGAGATGCCCCCGGCGGACATGGCCGAGGAGGCACGCCGGTCCGGCGCCGACCGGGATCCGGTACGAGGTTCCCCGTGA
- a CDS encoding EcsC family protein yields MAVGKMVARGLGPMARQVTPRAAAGLFRNVLDAAIDGRGRFPGARAVAERHLGRADGDHAQAADDVVEQHVRLAGAQGFVTSLGGFAILPLALPANITGLAVLQARMVAAIAHLRGYDLGDPRVRTAVTACLLGDDSVTELVRKGALPSTPLAIATAPVHDVELDHRVATELGAILAAQVGGKRLSLTVGRRIPLLGGGVGAVVDAVATYRVGRYAQSELPPRRSA; encoded by the coding sequence ATGGCCGTAGGAAAGATGGTGGCGCGTGGCCTGGGGCCGATGGCCCGCCAGGTGACACCTCGCGCCGCGGCGGGACTGTTCCGCAACGTCCTGGACGCAGCCATCGACGGCCGCGGCCGGTTCCCCGGCGCACGGGCGGTCGCCGAACGCCACCTCGGACGCGCCGACGGCGACCACGCCCAGGCGGCCGACGACGTGGTCGAACAGCACGTACGCCTGGCCGGTGCGCAGGGGTTCGTGACCAGCCTCGGCGGGTTCGCCATCCTGCCGCTCGCACTGCCCGCCAACATCACCGGACTCGCGGTGCTGCAGGCCAGGATGGTCGCGGCGATCGCCCACCTGCGCGGTTACGACCTCGGCGACCCGCGGGTGCGGACGGCGGTCACCGCCTGCCTGCTCGGCGACGACTCGGTGACCGAGCTCGTGCGCAAGGGCGCACTGCCGTCCACCCCGCTGGCGATCGCGACCGCGCCGGTGCACGACGTCGAGCTCGACCACCGGGTGGCCACCGAGCTCGGCGCGATCCTCGCCGCGCAGGTCGGCGGCAAGCGGCTGAGCCTCACCGTGGGCCGGCGGATTCCGCTCCTCGGCGGCGGGGTCGGTGCTGTCGTGGACGCCGTGGCGACGTACCGCGTGGGCCGGTACGCGCAGAGTGAGCTTCCGCCTCGACGTTCGGCATAA
- a CDS encoding DUF5693 family protein — MKPARVALGCLLAVALVLPVLGTRMLAEHRSNAVNVAVVDSSVGNWTDGRSTTGTADVLQRVRGSGVGSLVVGMRSVRDYVETGDLTPVDVRRAGRDEVPAALARPGQAVVIRGRPYDPDGTFARTVDALTTRFGARLSTATTPGMVPYLRVAGARDLDNFPVGYDQARLRMLWEAGFHVVLALPARVTSGRTWLESELDQAASMAGSRSVLALGPLPFAEGGTADLEPFIEFMRSRNFDLALPDMYSPAGDVAYASRLPGQVIRTHVIPVPAGYDRHAVVVRAHRAEKERGVRFVVLRASSTDPRARLPLSSVLDLAPPLTHDLPVGLSLGTPEAVPAVEPALWARALVLAGGLVLLAMAGFWWLGSMARRRVAATVTGIGVALTGAAGLAALATHRLLPWQLVTFVVGSAGAVLSVLAAMRSAAGPVRLVELTGLAGWGESPKGVRRGGWGRALSAYALGLWVAVTTGAVVAAFGARSLAMVGLAPFVGVKALLVGPPLLVAVYALLLYARRRRASPHGAGAGAPAPPRGRRLTRMVRAVRPRHILATAVALALVGYLLLRSGNSGAAPGFELSLRDTLDEALYIRPRFKEAFLGLPALVVALLLTARGGRFGLGWVAAVVAAVGTASTVDTFGHFHTPVAAALLRTAYAGVCGLVLGAVAAAVLAWLTARPTSGGRRATSSRSGSRSGSRSGSRARRRGKSGQAGAPVAHTRQEDVPG; from the coding sequence GTGAAACCAGCCCGGGTCGCGCTCGGCTGCCTGCTTGCTGTGGCGCTGGTGCTGCCCGTGCTGGGGACGCGGATGCTGGCCGAGCACCGCTCGAACGCGGTGAACGTCGCCGTCGTCGACTCCTCCGTGGGCAACTGGACCGACGGCCGGAGCACCACCGGGACGGCCGACGTGCTGCAACGGGTTCGCGGGAGTGGAGTCGGGTCGCTGGTGGTCGGCATGCGGTCGGTGCGCGACTACGTCGAGACCGGCGACCTCACGCCGGTCGACGTACGCCGGGCCGGTCGGGACGAGGTCCCGGCCGCGCTGGCCCGGCCCGGCCAGGCCGTCGTCATCCGGGGTCGGCCGTACGACCCGGACGGGACGTTCGCGCGGACCGTCGACGCACTCACCACCCGCTTCGGCGCCCGGCTGAGTACGGCGACCACGCCGGGCATGGTGCCCTACCTCCGGGTCGCCGGAGCGCGCGACCTGGACAACTTCCCGGTCGGCTACGACCAGGCCCGGCTGCGGATGCTGTGGGAGGCCGGGTTCCACGTGGTGCTCGCCCTGCCCGCCCGGGTGACGTCCGGCCGGACCTGGCTGGAGTCCGAACTCGACCAGGCGGCGTCGATGGCCGGGTCCCGATCCGTGCTCGCGCTCGGTCCGCTGCCCTTCGCCGAAGGCGGCACCGCCGACCTGGAGCCGTTCATCGAGTTCATGCGCTCCCGGAACTTCGACCTCGCGCTCCCCGACATGTACTCACCGGCCGGCGACGTGGCCTACGCGAGCCGGCTGCCGGGCCAAGTGATCCGCACGCACGTCATCCCCGTTCCGGCGGGCTACGACCGGCACGCCGTCGTCGTGCGCGCGCACCGTGCGGAGAAGGAACGCGGCGTCCGGTTCGTCGTCCTGCGCGCGTCGAGTACCGATCCGCGGGCGCGGCTGCCGCTGAGTTCCGTCCTCGATCTCGCCCCGCCACTGACCCACGACCTTCCCGTCGGCCTGAGCCTCGGCACGCCCGAGGCGGTGCCCGCCGTGGAACCCGCGCTGTGGGCGCGGGCGCTGGTGCTCGCCGGTGGGCTGGTACTGCTCGCGATGGCCGGGTTCTGGTGGCTCGGGTCGATGGCGCGGCGCCGGGTGGCCGCCACGGTCACCGGCATCGGGGTCGCGCTGACCGGCGCCGCCGGTCTCGCGGCGCTGGCCACCCACAGGTTGCTGCCCTGGCAGCTGGTGACGTTCGTGGTGGGATCCGCCGGCGCGGTCCTGTCCGTCCTGGCGGCGATGAGGTCGGCGGCCGGTCCGGTCCGGCTGGTGGAGTTGACAGGGCTGGCGGGGTGGGGGGAGTCGCCGAAAGGGGTCCGGCGTGGGGGCTGGGGCCGGGCGCTCTCGGCGTACGCCCTCGGGCTGTGGGTCGCGGTGACCACCGGCGCCGTGGTCGCCGCCTTCGGCGCCCGGAGCCTCGCCATGGTCGGCCTGGCGCCGTTCGTCGGGGTGAAGGCGTTGCTGGTGGGCCCGCCGCTGCTGGTCGCGGTGTACGCGCTGCTGCTGTACGCCCGTAGGCGCCGAGCCTCTCCGCACGGTGCCGGCGCGGGCGCACCGGCACCGCCACGGGGAAGGCGGCTGACCCGGATGGTCCGGGCGGTGCGGCCGCGGCACATCCTCGCCACCGCGGTGGCGCTTGCGCTGGTCGGCTACCTGCTGTTGCGTTCGGGCAATTCCGGCGCCGCGCCCGGCTTCGAACTCTCGCTCCGTGACACCCTCGACGAGGCGCTGTACATCCGGCCGCGGTTCAAGGAGGCGTTCCTCGGGTTGCCCGCGCTGGTGGTGGCGCTGTTGCTGACGGCACGTGGCGGCAGGTTCGGCCTCGGCTGGGTCGCGGCGGTGGTCGCCGCGGTCGGTACGGCCAGCACGGTGGACACGTTCGGGCACTTCCACACGCCGGTGGCGGCGGCCCTGCTGCGCACGGCGTACGCCGGTGTCTGCGGGCTCGTGCTCGGCGCCGTCGCGGCGGCGGTGCTCGCCTGGCTGACCGCACGGCCGACGTCGGGCGGGCGCCGGGCGACGTCGTCGCGGTCGGGGTCGCGGTCGGGGTCGCGGTCAGGGTCGCGGGCGAGGCGGAGAGGGAAGTCGGGGCAGGCGGGCGCACCCGTTGCGCACACGAGGCAGGAGGACGTACCCGGATGA
- a CDS encoding ABC transporter substrate-binding protein: MAPNRRTFLAAASGLLGTALLGTSGCGARGSYLTPEGTISLWYWNRSISDTLLAKTPKATGVRLVPQKIGGDFKSKFLTSLAGKAYIPDIVGLNEDVATYFPDADQFVDLFDVGAKDVESEFLDWKWQRGVTPDGRMVGFPMDTGPTALFYRADLFEKAGLPSEPDQVAQAMDTWEKYLEAGSTLVKKMPKKTYMMPNVDMVYNQALAQQGKRYMDEKNKFIGDGPQVREPWDLAVDAYRRRITSNTNDWTSDWNAAMSTGRVASFVGAVWMGQVLTDAASGTAGKWRVCRAPGGAGNSGGSFLGIPKSCRDPEAAFKVIRYLQSPENQVVYGLNEMQLYPSAIAAIDDRRAQVKDKFYGGQVINEVFGTSAKAVKPVYLSPYDNVVGPAFSDQITNIWSAGKNPDRAWKDALTEADRQLSHLGLI, encoded by the coding sequence ATGGCGCCCAACCGACGCACGTTTCTCGCGGCGGCCTCTGGACTCCTTGGCACCGCACTCCTCGGCACGTCCGGTTGTGGTGCCCGGGGCTCCTACCTCACTCCCGAAGGCACCATCAGCCTTTGGTACTGGAACCGTTCGATCAGCGACACCCTGCTGGCGAAGACGCCCAAGGCGACCGGCGTCAGACTGGTTCCGCAGAAGATCGGCGGGGACTTCAAGTCGAAGTTCCTCACCAGCCTGGCCGGCAAGGCCTACATCCCCGACATCGTCGGACTGAACGAGGACGTCGCGACGTACTTCCCCGACGCCGACCAGTTCGTCGACCTGTTCGACGTCGGCGCCAAGGACGTCGAGTCGGAGTTCCTCGACTGGAAGTGGCAGCGCGGGGTCACCCCCGACGGCCGGATGGTCGGCTTCCCGATGGACACCGGGCCGACGGCGCTCTTCTACCGGGCCGACCTCTTCGAGAAGGCCGGACTGCCCAGTGAGCCCGACCAGGTGGCGCAGGCGATGGACACCTGGGAGAAGTACCTCGAGGCGGGCTCGACCCTGGTCAAGAAGATGCCGAAGAAGACGTACATGATGCCGAACGTCGACATGGTCTACAACCAGGCGCTGGCCCAGCAGGGCAAGCGCTACATGGACGAGAAGAACAAGTTCATCGGCGACGGCCCGCAGGTGCGCGAACCCTGGGACCTGGCGGTGGACGCGTACCGCCGCAGGATCACCTCCAACACCAACGACTGGACCAGCGACTGGAACGCCGCCATGAGCACCGGCCGGGTGGCGTCGTTCGTCGGCGCGGTCTGGATGGGCCAGGTCCTCACCGACGCGGCCTCCGGCACCGCCGGCAAGTGGCGGGTCTGCCGGGCACCCGGCGGCGCGGGCAACAGCGGCGGCTCGTTCCTCGGCATCCCGAAGTCGTGCCGCGACCCCGAGGCCGCGTTCAAGGTGATCCGGTATCTCCAGTCGCCGGAGAACCAGGTGGTGTACGGGCTGAACGAGATGCAGCTCTACCCCTCCGCGATCGCCGCGATCGACGACCGGCGGGCGCAGGTGAAGGACAAGTTCTACGGCGGGCAGGTCATCAACGAGGTCTTCGGCACCTCGGCGAAAGCAGTCAAGCCGGTCTACCTCAGTCCCTACGACAACGTCGTCGGGCCGGCGTTCTCCGACCAGATCACCAACATCTGGAGCGCCGGAAAGAACCCGGACCGGGCGTGGAAGGACGCGCTCACCGAAGCCGACCGACAGCTCTCCCACCTGGGGTTGATCTGA
- the aat gene encoding leucyl/phenylalanyl-tRNA--protein transferase, whose translation MPTELPPSRWEFPTPDLAGDEDLVGQGADLDPATILAAYRKGIFPMPVRRSAPTAWWSPAQRGILPVTALRVSRSLRQACARFTVRVDTVFPDVIEACADPGRPGGWITPEVISAYLRLHELGWAHSVEAWTPEGQLAGGLYGMVIGGLFAGESMFHRARDASKVALVGLVDILAKEPDAERRLLDLQWRTPHLASLGAIEIPRAEYLARLDQALRLPSPPAFGGRTEDPRWVGYARDR comes from the coding sequence GTGCCCACCGAACTGCCGCCCTCCCGCTGGGAGTTCCCCACGCCCGACCTCGCCGGTGACGAGGACCTCGTGGGTCAGGGTGCCGACCTGGATCCGGCGACGATCCTCGCGGCGTACCGCAAGGGGATCTTCCCGATGCCGGTCCGGCGGTCGGCGCCGACCGCGTGGTGGTCACCGGCCCAGCGGGGCATCCTCCCGGTGACCGCCCTGCGGGTGTCGCGGTCGCTGCGGCAGGCGTGCGCGCGGTTCACCGTCCGGGTGGACACGGTGTTTCCCGACGTCATCGAGGCGTGCGCCGACCCCGGCCGGCCGGGCGGCTGGATCACCCCGGAGGTCATCTCCGCGTACCTCCGGCTGCACGAGCTCGGCTGGGCCCACTCGGTGGAGGCGTGGACTCCCGAAGGTCAGCTCGCCGGCGGGTTGTACGGCATGGTGATCGGCGGGTTGTTCGCGGGCGAGTCGATGTTCCACCGGGCCCGGGACGCCTCGAAGGTCGCCCTAGTCGGGCTGGTCGACATCCTCGCCAAGGAGCCGGACGCCGAGCGGCGCCTGCTCGACCTGCAGTGGCGGACGCCGCACCTGGCGTCGCTGGGCGCGATCGAGATTCCCCGCGCGGAGTACCTCGCCCGGCTCGATCAGGCGCTGCGGCTGCCCAGCCCGCCGGCGTTCGGCGGGCGGACCGAGGACCCGCGATGGGTGGGGTACGCCCGCGACAGGTAG